A segment of the Mycobacterium intracellulare ATCC 13950 genome:
CTGATCGACGCCGTGGTGCCGTCAATAACGGGCTAGGGTCGGCAGCCGGCTCAGCAACCAGTCCGTCATCGTATTGACCACGTCGACGCCGGTCTCGAACGCGCCGTCGCGCGCGTCCGCCGCCAGTGCCACACCCCACTGCCCGGACGGCGTGGGGACGATCCCGAATTGCCGTACCAGGTACTCGCCGTGCACTCCGGGCCCCCAACCCCCTTTCGCGGCAATCCCTTTGGCGGCCAGCCCCCATCGGTCACCGCTGCTGAGTCGTTGCATCAGGTCGATCACCTCGGCGGCGTCGGGGATGGTCGGCAGCTCCGCGGCGAACCGCGCCTGGCGCTGCAGGCTCCACTGGGTTTGGCCGAAAGCGGTGAAACCACGGCGAAGTCGGCGCGATTCGACCACCGTCGCGGTGTCACCGCCCTCGGCCACCACCGCCTGAACCTGCCGTGCCGCGTCGGCCGGCTCGCCCAACTGCGACCACAACTGCTCGGATGCGCGATTGTCGGATTCGGTGATGGCCTTCACGGCAAAATCGCGGGCACCCAGCCAATCGTTGCGCAGCGCCGCCACCGCCAGGGGCACTTTGATCGTCGACCACGCCACACCCGACCACCAGCTCCCCAGCGAAAATGTCCGGTCCGGCCGGGCGATCGCGATGCCGACGTTCGCCGGCGCCGCGGCGGAAAGCTGTTCGAAGCTGGCTTCCAGCGCGAGCTCGAGAGGCCGAGCCGTCATGCGCCGGTTCCGCTATCGGCGCGAATGACCGCGGCGCCGGGACGGGGGACCGGCGCATCAACCATCGCGTCTCCTTGTCGTTGCGGCATGTTCAGCGCGGCGGTAGCGGCGCGCCCTCCTCCGGCGGGGGAGGAGCTTCCCACGGTTCGGGGTCCGGCGTCGGCGGCGACCACACCAGCGGCGGGGGTGGCGGTGGCAGGGGAGGCGGCGGGGGCGGGTCCGCCGCGGCGACACCGGCACCCAGCCCGAGCGCGGCCCCAGCCAGCGACCCGACCAGGACCGAGCGGGCGATCATTTCGCGGATTTTCATCGAGCGCTGAGTTTACTGCCTGGACGCCCACATCCCGCGATAACGCCCGTCCCGGGGCCCTAGCGGTGGATCTTCCAGACCGGATCGCCGCAGTCGACGCCCTGAGCGGCCAGTTGCCGCTTGAGCACCTTGAAGGTCACCGTGCGCGGGAGTTCGGTGCTGACCCGTACGTACGACGGCCATTGCTTGGGTCCCAAGTCCGGTTGCTCGGCCAAGAAGGCGCGGAACTTCTCGTCGTCGAACTCGGTGCCCGGCGCCATCACCACCGCGGCCATGACTTGGTCGCCGACGATCGCGTCGGGCACCGGGTACACCGCGACCTCGGTCAGGTCGGGGTGGCGCAGCAACACCCGCTCAATCGGCGCGGCGCCGAGGTTTTCGCCGTCGACGCGCATCCAATCACCCAGCCGCCCAGCGAAATACGCATAACCGGCGTCGTCACGGTAGGCCAGATCGCCGCTGTGGTAGACCCCGCCGGCCATCCGCTCGGCCTCGGCGGCGTCGTCGTTGTAATAACCCTCGAAACGGCCCGGCCCGGCGACGTTCACCAGTTCGCCGACCACGCCCGGTGGGCATGACGCGCCGGTGTCGGGATCGACGATGTCGATGCCCGGCGGGAGGGGGCCCAATGAACCCGGCGGTGTGTCCGGGGTGCGCGCGATGGCCACGCCGCCCTCGGTGGAACCGAACCCGTCCTGCACGACACACCCGAATCGGCGGGCGAAGCGCTCGATGTCATCGGGAACGCCCTCGTTGCCGTACACCGCGCGCAGCGGGTTGTCCGCATCGTCGGGCCGCTCGGGCGTGGCCAGTACATACGACAACGGCTTGCCGACGTAGTTCGCGTACGTGGCGCCGTAGCGGCGGACGTCGACAATGAAGTTCGAGGCGGAGAACTTGCGCCGCAAGGCCATTGAGCCCGCACACGCCGCCGCCACCGCCCAGCCGACCAGCACCGCGTTGGAATGAAACAGCGGCATCGACACGTAGCAGACGTCGTCGGGGCCGAGGCCGAAGCGCTGCGACATCGTCACGCCCGCGATCGCGACCTTGCCGTGGCTGCACTTGACCGCCTTGGGCTCGCCGCTGGTACCCGACGTGAAGATCAACATGAACAGATCCGCCGGCGCGGCGTCCTGAAAAACGATCGGGGCGTCGCGGTGCGCGGCCAGTTCGTCGGCCCACGCGACGGAGTCGGCGTTCAGGTGCTCGATATCACCCAGCGTCTCAGACGATTTGGAGTCGGCGAGCACCAATTGGCAGTCGGCCCGGGCGATGTCGCGCTGCAGCGCCTCGCCGCGGCGCACCGGGTTGAGCCCGACCGGCACGATCCCCGACATTCCCGCCGCGACCAGCATCGCCGAGAAGAAGGGCGTGTTCTCCAGCAGCACTCCGACGTGGGGTGGCCGGGTGGGGTCGAGCCGCTCACGCAGCGCCGCGGCGATCGCGGCACCCTGCTGCAGGTGATCGCGCCAGCTGGTGAACGAGTCCTCGAAGTAGATACCCCGGTCGTCGATCTCGGTCAGCGGCGCCAGCAGCTTGGTGACCGTCAGGTCGTCGGTGAGCTCCATTTCGCCTAGGCGGGCGTCTCCGCCAGCTCGCGCCCGATGCGGCGCAGCTGCCCGGTGGCACCGCCCAGCGCGAACTCGATCTCCTTGGCGGCCAGGAAGTATCGGTGCGCGGGGTGATCGGTGTCGACGCCGACGCCGCCGTGCACGTGCACGATGGTGTGCGCCACCCGGTGACCGGCGTCGGCGGCCCAAAACGCCGCGCTGGCGACGTCGATCTCCGCCGGAATGTCCTCGGAGACTCGCCAGGCCGCCTGGGTGAGCGTCAGCCGCAACCCCTTGACGTCGATGTAGCCGTCGGCCAGCCGCTGCGAGACCGCCTGGAAGCTGCCGATCGGCCGGTCGAACTGCTCACGTTCGCGCGCGTATTCGGCGGTCATCTGCAGGCCACGCTCGAGCACCCCGAGCTGGAAAGCGCTGCGGCCCAACGTGCCCAGCGTGCCGAGCCAGGTCGCCACCTCGGCGCCGCCGACCCTGCGGCCGCCGTCCACCTCGGTGCCGTCCAGTGCGAGGTGCCCGACGCTGCCCAGGCCGGTGGTCTGCAGGGCCGTCACCGTGACGCCGGGATCGTCGGCGGCAACCAGGAAAACCGCCGTGCCGGCATCCGTTTCGGCGGGGACCAGGAACGCGTCGGCCACCGGGCCGAAACCGACCTGGGTGCGCGTGCCGGTCAGCCGGTAACCGGCGCCGGCGCTTAGCGCCTGCACCGGGCCCTCGCCCATCTCGCCGTCGAGCGCGATGCTCAGGGTCTTCTCGCCGTTGACCGCCGGCACGCCCCAGTTCTGCTGCAGCTCTTCGGAGCCGAACCGGGCCAGCGCCCCGGCGCCCAGCACCACCGACTCCAGGTAGGGCACCGCGGCCAGCTGATGGCCCAGCGCGACCAGGATCGCGATCTGCTCGAGCGCGCCGAAACCGTCGCCGCCCAGCGATGACGCCGACGCGCTGGACAGGATGCCGGCGTCGATCAGCTTTCGCCACAGGTCGCGATCGAACCGTTGATCGAGCCCGTCCAGCTCGCGCTGGTGTTCGGGGGTGCACACCGAGTCCACGATCGTGTCGACCAGGTTGCCGAGGTCGTTCGCCGCTTCGGTTGTCGTGAAATCCATGAACGTCCGTCCTTCTATTACGTAGCGGCTCAGCGGTTGCGGGGCAGACCGAGGGCGACCATGCCGATGATGTCGCGCTGAACTTCGTTGGTGCCGCCGCCGAAGGTCAGGATCAGGCAGGCCCGGTGCATCCGCTCGACCCGGCCCCGCAGCAACGAGCCCGGCGAATTCTGGCGCACCGTCGCCGCGGTACCCAGCACCTCCATCAGCAGCCGGTAGGCCTCGGTGGCCAGCTCGGTGCCGTAGACCTTGGCCGCCGACGCGTCGGCGGGCGACAGGTCTTCACTCGCCGCCGAGGCCAGCTCCCAGTTGATCAGCTTGAGGACCTCGGCCTTGGCGTGCACCCGGGCCAGGTTGAGCTGCACCCACTCCGAGTCGATGAGCCGGGCGCCCCCGTCGTCCTTGGTGTTCTGCGCCCATTCGCGAACCTCGCGCAGGGCCAAGAAGATCGGTTGCGGCGACACCAGGGCGACGCGCTCGTGGTTGAGCTGGTTGGTCACCAGCTTCCAGCCGCCGTTCTCCTCGCCGATCAGGTTGGTCACCGGGACGCGGACGTCGGAGTAATAGGTGGCGCTGGTGTCCACACCGGCCATCGTGTGCACCGGGGTCCAGGAGAAACCCTCCGCGGTGGTCGGCACGGTCAGCATCGAAATCCCGCGGTGCTTCTTGGCGTCGGGGTTGGTGCGCACCGCCAACCACACCCAGTCGGCGTAGGCGATCAGGCTGGTCCACATCTTCTGGCCGTTGATGACGTAGTCGTCGCCGTCGCGCACCGCGGTCGTGCGCAGGTTGGCGAGGTCGGTGCCGGCGCCGGGCTCGGAGTAGCCGATCGAGAAGTGCAGCTCGCCCGCGGCGATCTTGGGCAGGAAGAACTTCTTCTGTTCCTCGGTGCCGAACGCCATGATGGTCGGCGCGACGCTGTTGATCGTCAGGAACGGCACCGGCACGCCGGCGATGGCGGCCTCGTCGGTGAAGATCAGCGAGTCCATCGGCGAGCGGTCCTGGCCGCCGTACTCCTTGGGCCAGTTCAGGGTGAGCCACCCGTCTTTGCCCATCTGCGCGACGGTGTCGCGATACGCCGTGCCGGTACCGACCTCGCCGCCCCCCGAGGAGGTCAGCGCCTCGCGACGCTCCGGGGTCATCAGGTTGGTGAAGTACGACCGCAGCTCGCGACGCAGCTCTTCTTGCTCAGGGGTGTAACTGATGCGCATTTCAGCCGTCCTTCAAGTCAACGACGTTTCCGAATACAACCCGCGTCACAGGCTGCAGCTCGACCAACGGCTACCCATTCGTCTTCCCGGTTGTAACACGTTCTAGTCTGGGAATCCAGCGACCGTTTCCCCAGCGGTGTCGGGGTCTTATGGTGGA
Coding sequences within it:
- a CDS encoding serine hydrolase, encoding MTARPLELALEASFEQLSAAAPANVGIAIARPDRTFSLGSWWSGVAWSTIKVPLAVAALRNDWLGARDFAVKAITESDNRASEQLWSQLGEPADAARQVQAVVAEGGDTATVVESRRLRRGFTAFGQTQWSLQRQARFAAELPTIPDAAEVIDLMQRLSSGDRWGLAAKGIAAKGGWGPGVHGEYLVRQFGIVPTPSGQWGVALAADARDGAFETGVDVVNTMTDWLLSRLPTLARY
- the fadD17 gene encoding long-chain-fatty-acid--CoA ligase FadD17, whose translation is MELTDDLTVTKLLAPLTEIDDRGIYFEDSFTSWRDHLQQGAAIAAALRERLDPTRPPHVGVLLENTPFFSAMLVAAGMSGIVPVGLNPVRRGEALQRDIARADCQLVLADSKSSETLGDIEHLNADSVAWADELAAHRDAPIVFQDAAPADLFMLIFTSGTSGEPKAVKCSHGKVAIAGVTMSQRFGLGPDDVCYVSMPLFHSNAVLVGWAVAAACAGSMALRRKFSASNFIVDVRRYGATYANYVGKPLSYVLATPERPDDADNPLRAVYGNEGVPDDIERFARRFGCVVQDGFGSTEGGVAIARTPDTPPGSLGPLPPGIDIVDPDTGASCPPGVVGELVNVAGPGRFEGYYNDDAAEAERMAGGVYHSGDLAYRDDAGYAYFAGRLGDWMRVDGENLGAAPIERVLLRHPDLTEVAVYPVPDAIVGDQVMAAVVMAPGTEFDDEKFRAFLAEQPDLGPKQWPSYVRVSTELPRTVTFKVLKRQLAAQGVDCGDPVWKIHR
- a CDS encoding acyl-CoA dehydrogenase family protein, whose product is MDFTTTEAANDLGNLVDTIVDSVCTPEHQRELDGLDQRFDRDLWRKLIDAGILSSASASSLGGDGFGALEQIAILVALGHQLAAVPYLESVVLGAGALARFGSEELQQNWGVPAVNGEKTLSIALDGEMGEGPVQALSAGAGYRLTGTRTQVGFGPVADAFLVPAETDAGTAVFLVAADDPGVTVTALQTTGLGSVGHLALDGTEVDGGRRVGGAEVATWLGTLGTLGRSAFQLGVLERGLQMTAEYAREREQFDRPIGSFQAVSQRLADGYIDVKGLRLTLTQAAWRVSEDIPAEIDVASAAFWAADAGHRVAHTIVHVHGGVGVDTDHPAHRYFLAAKEIEFALGGATGQLRRIGRELAETPA
- a CDS encoding acyl-CoA dehydrogenase, which produces MRISYTPEQEELRRELRSYFTNLMTPERREALTSSGGGEVGTGTAYRDTVAQMGKDGWLTLNWPKEYGGQDRSPMDSLIFTDEAAIAGVPVPFLTINSVAPTIMAFGTEEQKKFFLPKIAAGELHFSIGYSEPGAGTDLANLRTTAVRDGDDYVINGQKMWTSLIAYADWVWLAVRTNPDAKKHRGISMLTVPTTAEGFSWTPVHTMAGVDTSATYYSDVRVPVTNLIGEENGGWKLVTNQLNHERVALVSPQPIFLALREVREWAQNTKDDGGARLIDSEWVQLNLARVHAKAEVLKLINWELASAASEDLSPADASAAKVYGTELATEAYRLLMEVLGTAATVRQNSPGSLLRGRVERMHRACLILTFGGGTNEVQRDIIGMVALGLPRNR